Proteins co-encoded in one Desulfonatronum thiodismutans genomic window:
- the pstA gene encoding phosphate ABC transporter permease PstA, whose product MNTRQWFKSGSPWIWLTGGMISLSMIMVFGLLALIAVRGLGHFWPAPVVEFEYHPDPETTVRILGNPMRSQNVTGLILRESGHQIPEDVDLTQRFLIKQGNRDLTGRDFMWYPEPLISEWTTPREAMVVERREWGDFIGFLSQVKQDGVVIAEGYAGREKLLPLVARANELAGKINRIERYEIGGLNMQLERIRLAQRGLSRNVDLEPAEVQRRMAELQSEQDELDRQYEGINARRLELLEQMRRDIMVAESMDGRQVEIPLANVVHVHWPNDMSLVQKMGHYVTMVWGFLSGFPREANTEGGIFPAIFGTVLMVILMSIVVTPMGVLAAIYLREYAKQGPLVRLVRISVNNLAGVPSIVFGVFGLAFFVYFVGGNMDRMFYQDALPAPTFGTPGLVWASLTLALLTLPVVIVSTEEGLARIPSTIRHGSLALGATKAETLWRTVLPLSTPAMMTGLILAVARAAGEVAPLMLVGVVKLAPNLPVDGYFPYLHLERKFMHLGFHIYDVGFQSPNVEASRPLVYATALVLVLIIITLNLTAITIRNYLREKYRSESD is encoded by the coding sequence ATGAATACACGTCAATGGTTCAAAAGCGGTTCCCCGTGGATCTGGCTGACCGGGGGGATGATCAGCTTGAGCATGATCATGGTCTTCGGTCTGCTGGCCTTGATCGCCGTGCGCGGATTGGGTCACTTTTGGCCGGCTCCGGTGGTGGAGTTTGAGTACCATCCCGACCCGGAGACCACGGTGCGCATCCTTGGCAACCCGATGCGCTCCCAGAATGTTACCGGACTCATCCTGCGGGAATCCGGGCACCAGATCCCGGAGGACGTGGATCTGACCCAGCGATTCCTGATCAAGCAGGGCAACCGGGATCTGACAGGTCGGGATTTCATGTGGTACCCGGAGCCGCTGATCTCCGAGTGGACCACCCCTCGGGAGGCCATGGTCGTCGAGCGTCGAGAGTGGGGCGATTTCATTGGTTTTCTGAGCCAGGTCAAGCAGGACGGCGTGGTGATCGCCGAAGGCTACGCGGGCAGGGAAAAACTTTTGCCTCTCGTGGCCCGGGCCAACGAACTGGCCGGGAAAATCAACCGCATCGAACGCTACGAGATCGGCGGGTTGAACATGCAACTTGAGCGGATTCGGTTGGCTCAACGCGGCTTGTCCCGGAACGTGGATCTGGAACCGGCTGAAGTTCAGCGCCGAATGGCCGAATTGCAGTCGGAGCAGGACGAACTGGATCGCCAGTACGAGGGGATTAACGCTCGTAGGCTTGAGCTGCTGGAACAGATGCGCCGGGATATCATGGTGGCTGAGTCCATGGACGGCAGACAGGTGGAGATTCCCCTGGCCAACGTGGTCCATGTGCACTGGCCCAACGACATGTCCCTGGTTCAGAAGATGGGCCACTACGTGACCATGGTCTGGGGATTCTTGAGCGGCTTTCCCCGTGAAGCGAACACCGAGGGCGGGATTTTTCCGGCTATTTTCGGCACGGTGCTGATGGTCATCCTGATGTCCATCGTGGTCACGCCCATGGGCGTGCTGGCGGCGATCTATCTGCGGGAGTACGCCAAGCAGGGGCCCCTGGTCCGTCTGGTGCGCATCTCGGTGAACAATCTGGCCGGGGTGCCGTCCATTGTCTTTGGCGTGTTCGGTCTGGCCTTTTTCGTCTACTTCGTGGGCGGCAACATGGACCGGATGTTCTATCAGGACGCCCTGCCCGCGCCGACCTTCGGCACGCCGGGGCTGGTCTGGGCTTCCTTGACCCTGGCCCTGCTGACCCTGCCCGTGGTCATCGTGTCCACGGAAGAAGGTCTGGCCCGGATCCCCAGCACCATCCGCCACGGCTCCCTGGCCTTGGGCGCGACCAAGGCCGAGACCCTCTGGCGAACGGTTCTGCCCCTGTCCACACCGGCGATGATGACCGGGCTGATCCTGGCCGTGGCCCGGGCCGCCGGGGAGGTCGCTCCGCTGATGCTGGTGGGCGTGGTCAAACTGGCCCCGAACTTGCCTGTGGACGGGTATTTCCCGTACCTGCACCTGGAGCGCAAGTTCATGCACCTGGGCTTTCACATTTACGACGTGGGCTTCCAGAGCCCCAACGTGGAGGCCTCCCGGCCCCTGGTCTACGCCACGGCCCTGGTCCTGGTCCTGATCATCATCACCCTGAACCTGACGGCCATCACCATCCGCAATTATCTGCGGGAAAAGTACCGCAGCGAAAGCGATTAG